The following are from one region of the Cyclopterus lumpus isolate fCycLum1 chromosome 21, fCycLum1.pri, whole genome shotgun sequence genome:
- the mid1ip1b gene encoding mid1-interacting protein 1-B, producing MMMQLPESYIQKNSLFNSMNRFIGAVNNMDQTVMLPSMLRDVPLEEDREMSSLKSDEDEGDMYSYYQLLKSIRSDIELGVRCAAADERRKESMAISRMNSSASIASSVSLSSSEEDDEEDEEEEDEDLQKQVQYHLTGLQGVLSKLTLQANFLTKRYKQEVGIGQ from the coding sequence ATGATGATGCAGCTGCCAGAATCCTACATTCAGAAGAACTCCCTCTTCAACTCCATGAACCGCTTCATCGGCGCGGTCAACAACATGGACCAGACCGTCATGTTGCCCAGCATGCTGCGGGACGTCCCgctggaggaggacagggagaTGAGCTCCCTGAAGTCGGATGAGGACGAGGGGGACATGTACAGCTACTACCAGCTGCTCAAGTCCATCCGCAGCGACATCGAGTTGGGGGTGCGTTGCGCGGCGGCCGACGAGAGGCGCAAGGAGAGCATGGCGATCAGCCGCATGAACTCGTCCGCGTCCATCGCCTCCAGCGTGTCGCTGTCGTCGTCAGAGGAGGAcgacgaagaggacgaggaggaggaggacgaggacttGCAGAAGCAGGTCCAGTACCACCTGACCGGGCTGCAAGGGGTGCTGTCCAAGCTCACGCTGCAGGCCAACTTTCTCACCAAGCGCTACAAGCAGGAGGTCGGGATCGGCCAGTAA